In one Curtobacterium citreum genomic region, the following are encoded:
- a CDS encoding sugar phosphate isomerase/epimerase family protein — MPKIALDPTPFHHDLSLLEFPQKVADLGYEYLQLTPHKDFIPFYRHPKADDDLVDAFAAACRDAGVQVASVLPVLRWSGPDRDAREAAVTKWKRVIEITKRLGVDTINTEFSGRPERAEESEDAFYRSMEELLPIIESSDLRVLIDPHPDDFVEDGLEALRVIRGLNSKHVGFVYVACHTFHYGGDMDAIMDAAGDALQLVHVADAYDHRRSHGLRYISNPPGNTARVHQHLPVGQADVDFDAFWAGLARIGFTDRDDTVAVSSVFAEDENADAVSRSQLDAITKGLTR, encoded by the coding sequence ATGCCGAAGATCGCCCTCGACCCCACTCCGTTCCACCACGACCTGTCGCTGCTGGAGTTCCCGCAGAAGGTCGCGGACCTCGGGTACGAGTACCTCCAGCTGACACCGCACAAGGACTTCATCCCGTTCTACCGGCACCCGAAGGCGGACGACGACCTCGTCGACGCGTTCGCCGCAGCGTGCCGCGACGCCGGGGTGCAGGTGGCGAGCGTCCTGCCGGTGCTCCGCTGGTCCGGCCCGGACCGCGACGCCCGCGAGGCCGCGGTGACCAAGTGGAAGCGGGTCATCGAGATCACGAAGCGGCTCGGCGTCGACACGATCAACACCGAGTTCTCCGGGCGACCGGAGCGTGCGGAGGAGTCCGAGGACGCCTTCTACCGCTCGATGGAGGAGCTCCTGCCGATCATCGAGTCGTCCGACCTGCGCGTCCTCATCGACCCGCACCCCGACGACTTCGTCGAGGACGGCCTCGAGGCCCTGCGGGTGATCCGCGGGCTCAACTCGAAGCACGTCGGCTTCGTCTACGTCGCCTGCCACACCTTCCACTACGGCGGCGACATGGACGCGATCATGGACGCCGCGGGGGACGCGCTCCAGCTCGTGCACGTCGCCGACGCGTACGACCACCGTCGCTCGCACGGCCTCCGGTACATCTCGAACCCGCCGGGGAACACCGCGCGCGTGCACCAGCACCTGCCGGTCGGACAGGCCGACGTCGACTTCGACGCCTTCTGGGCCGGGCTGGCACGCATCGGTTTCACCGACCGGGACGACACCGTCGCCGTGTCGAGCGTCTTCGCCGAGGACGAGAACGCCGACGCGGTGTCCCGCTCCCAGCTCGACGCGATCACGAAGGGACTCACCCGATGA
- a CDS encoding transaldolase family protein, whose translation MTSTLETAADRAAADPRPVTLQAATATPTALWNDSADPRELSTAIHEYGAVGATCNPVIAFTCIQQDPDRWVPRIREIAAEHPTAGESWIGWKAVEELSIAAAEQLLPAFEASGGRNGRLSMQTDPRLHRDRDALVEQAVRFSGLAPNIIVKIPATKVGIAAIEEAAYRGVSINATVSFTVPQVVAVGEAIERALDRRAADGLPEQEFGHVVTLMAGRFDDWLKTVVGRDHVLVDPGILEWAGVAAVKQAYRVFRERGFRSRVLVAAFRNALQWSEFQGGDLVVSPPFQWTKDINDNAFPWRPDAIDDEVPAHVLDALRAATPEFARGYDVDGMTIDEFDRFGATVTTLRQFLDADAKLDALVRDIVVPAA comes from the coding sequence ATGACCAGCACGCTCGAGACGGCCGCCGACCGGGCCGCCGCGGACCCCCGTCCGGTCACCCTGCAGGCCGCGACCGCCACGCCGACGGCGCTCTGGAACGACTCCGCCGACCCGCGCGAGCTGTCCACCGCGATCCACGAGTACGGCGCGGTCGGCGCCACCTGCAACCCGGTCATCGCGTTCACCTGCATCCAGCAGGACCCCGACCGGTGGGTGCCCCGCATCCGCGAGATCGCCGCGGAGCACCCGACCGCGGGGGAGTCCTGGATCGGCTGGAAGGCGGTCGAGGAGCTCTCGATCGCGGCCGCCGAGCAGCTGCTCCCGGCGTTCGAGGCCTCCGGCGGCCGCAACGGTCGCCTCAGCATGCAGACCGACCCGCGACTGCACCGTGACCGTGACGCGCTGGTGGAGCAGGCCGTCCGGTTCTCCGGGCTCGCGCCGAACATCATCGTGAAGATCCCCGCCACGAAGGTCGGGATCGCCGCGATCGAGGAGGCCGCGTACCGCGGGGTCTCGATCAACGCGACCGTGTCGTTCACGGTGCCGCAGGTGGTCGCCGTCGGTGAGGCGATCGAGCGCGCCCTGGACCGCCGGGCCGCCGACGGACTGCCGGAGCAGGAGTTCGGGCACGTCGTGACGCTCATGGCCGGCCGCTTCGACGACTGGCTGAAGACCGTCGTGGGGCGCGACCACGTGCTCGTCGACCCGGGGATCCTCGAGTGGGCCGGGGTCGCCGCCGTCAAGCAGGCGTACCGGGTGTTCCGCGAGCGCGGGTTCCGGTCGCGGGTGCTCGTCGCGGCCTTCCGGAACGCCCTGCAGTGGTCGGAGTTCCAGGGCGGGGACCTCGTCGTCTCGCCGCCGTTCCAGTGGACGAAGGACATCAACGACAACGCGTTCCCCTGGCGTCCGGACGCGATCGACGACGAGGTCCCCGCACACGTCCTCGACGCCCTGCGTGCGGCCACGCCGGAGTTCGCCCGCGGGTACGACGTCGACGGCATGACGATCGACGAGTTCGACCGCTTCGGCGCGACCGTCACGACGCTGCGGCAGTTCCTGGACGCCGACGCGAAGCTCGACGCCCTGGTGCGCGACATCGTGGTCCCGGCGGCATGA